One genomic segment of Bacteroidales bacterium includes these proteins:
- a CDS encoding MotA/TolQ/ExbB proton channel family protein — translation MTGFFLLQISTSNDLISGQANPSEITLSVYDLALKGGWIMAILGVLSIIAVYIFIERFLTIKKASQDDKHFMNNIRDFMHNGRLDSALALCRNNESPIARMIEKGLIRIGRPLNDINTAIENVGKLEVAKMEKNIAGLATIAGAAPMLGFLGTVIGMIVAFYDMSMAGNNIDITLLSNGIYQAMVTTVGGLIVGIFALVFYNILVSRVENLVFILEARASEFMDLLHEPAS, via the coding sequence ATGACCGGATTTTTTTTATTGCAGATCAGTACTAGTAACGACTTAATCAGCGGACAGGCCAACCCGTCTGAAATCACTCTTTCTGTCTATGACCTCGCCCTTAAAGGCGGATGGATTATGGCAATCCTCGGTGTTCTATCCATCATAGCAGTTTATATTTTTATTGAACGGTTTCTGACTATCAAAAAGGCCAGCCAGGATGACAAACATTTCATGAACAATATTCGTGATTTCATGCACAACGGCAGATTGGATTCGGCCTTAGCGCTTTGCCGTAACAATGAAAGTCCGATTGCCAGGATGATAGAAAAAGGGCTGATTCGCATAGGCCGGCCTTTAAATGATATTAATACCGCCATTGAAAATGTCGGTAAGCTTGAAGTAGCGAAAATGGAGAAAAACATTGCCGGACTGGCCACTATTGCCGGAGCAGCGCCTATGCTCGGCTTCCTGGGAACCGTGATCGGGATGATTGTTGCCTTTTATGACATGTCTATGGCGGGAAATAACATCGATATTACACTCCTTTCCAACGGCATATACCAGGCCATGGTAACCACGGTTGGTGGTTTAATTGTGGGTATCTTTGCACTCGTCTTCTATAACATATTGGTTTCCAGGGTTGAAAATTTAGTCTTCATCCTGGAAGCACGCGCTTCTGAATTCATGGATCTCCTGCACGAGCCTGCATCTTAA
- a CDS encoding biopolymer transporter ExbD, producing MPIHARNKINASFSMASMSDLVFLLLIFFMITSTLVAPNAIKLLLPSSNSKTMAKQTVTVYINKNQNFFVEELQVNEDILESQIAQKLTGQTEGTVVLRADKSVPVQHIVTVIDAVNGINRKNGTKHKVILATLPK from the coding sequence ATGCCAATCCACGCCAGAAATAAAATCAATGCTTCATTCAGCATGGCTTCCATGTCTGACCTGGTTTTTCTTCTATTGATCTTTTTTATGATCACTTCTACACTAGTTGCTCCAAACGCCATCAAGCTCCTGCTTCCAAGCAGTAATAGCAAGACCATGGCCAAACAAACAGTCACAGTCTATATTAATAAAAATCAGAATTTCTTTGTTGAAGAACTCCAGGTTAATGAGGATATCCTCGAATCCCAGATCGCTCAGAAACTTACAGGGCAGACGGAAGGTACAGTCGTTTTAAGGGCTGATAAATCAGTACCTGTTCAGCACATAGTAACAGTTATTGATGCTGTTAATGGGATCAACCGGAAAAATGGGACAAAACATAAGGTGATCCTGGCTACTTTGCCAAAATGA